The Saprospiraceae bacterium genomic interval ATTAAGATCCATATCTTCTACTGCTGCATTGAAAGCCAACGCAGGAGTGATTATCGAATTAAATTGTAGTGCATTTGAGAGAGTACCTTGTGAAAGAGCCTTGAATTTGAGCGTGAATAATTTGTCACCATTGTTGACGTCGATATCAACATGGGTATTCCAGCTCAAAGTTATGTAACCTTTTGTTGGTGAAATGAATCCTAAATTATCCTGACTGATGTTGCAGGAAGCGGATTGAACTTCAGTAAATTCAAGTACTCTCGGATCGTATTGCAGTGTAAACTGCATTCCTGATAACTCTACGTTTTGCAAGCTATGAATAGGAACAACAACCTCAGCACCTGGAGCGAATGCAAACTCCTGTGCAATCAACTCAAGTCTGGAAGGATTATTTCTGGATACAAAGTTGTTGAAGCCTGCTGATGCATTACCTGTAATATCTCCAATTTTAATTCCCTTAAAATCGATTCCGTTCATATCTCTGTTGAAAGGATCAATTTTGTAAGATCTTGGCCACTTTTCTTTCAATACTTCATCCCCTGTGTTTACAAATTGGTAGGAGGCATCGACAAATGCCCAGCTTTCGCTGTTGGTAAACCTGGAGTTGATACCTAATATCAATCTTCTCAAATCAACGATATCTTTCGAAGTGATATTCAAATCGCTGTTAACATCAGCTGCAATTGTCTTGTATGGAGATGTCAATGTTTCAATGCCTAAAATATGACGTTGAATTTTTACGATATCTGCTGTAGAAACACCATTCAGAGGATCGGCATTCCTCGAAGCAATTACATTGTAATTTCCATTATTCAGTGGCATATTTGAAAATGCATACTTACCATTTCCCGCAGTCACAACTTTGGATATCGTTGGCTTGCCTTGTGCATTCTGATCAACAAGGCTCACTTCAACATCATTCATGGTTTGATTGTCTTCTCTGTTTGAAATCAAACCATTGATTGTACCACCTTGGATTGTTTGTCCACAGGCCTTGTTGTTATCCTGAACCTCAATAAAAGTCCTGCAAAAAGCTTGCTTTCCTGTAAGCCTGTCTGTAACCCACATTTGAACAGTCTGTTGTCCCAGTGTATTACAATCAAAGACTATTGACCGATGATTAGTATCTGCAGAAAAACTCAAGACGATTGGATTTTTGCAAGCTCCATAACTTCCCTGATCCACATCATTGGCCCAAACTTCAATCATACCCCAGTCGATTGTACCATCTCTGTTGGTATCAAGAGGCATAAGATCGATGGCTACACCATTGATACAGTATGGAGTGGGCTCTTTACAATTCAGGATCGTAAACAACCTTTCTTCTGCAGTTTTATTTCCGCAACGATCTTCAAAAACGTATTTAATCTTATGTGTACCTAAAGGATATCTTCCACTTGCATTGATTACATTTCCAACACCTGAGTGCACGATGTCAAATGTGCCGTTGTTGTATGCATCAATTAAATATTCCCATGCGATTTCGTCATCCGGAGTACAATCATCTTCACCATAGGCAACCAGACTGATATACCCGTTGGTACAGGAATCCAGAGTACATACAGTGGTATCCTGAGTAGGAATGGCATTCAATGTTGGGTCAACAAGATTATTTACCTTAATGATCTGGTCATGAGTGGCAACCTGGAATTGTGCACCGGAAGGTGTATACACAACCTGGCACCAATCAATCACTTTCCATTTACGTATAATTTTATAACAAGCATCCCCTCCCTGAACAATTCTAAACAAATGATCTTGCCAGCTGATGCCTAAGAGATCGCATTTGGTTTCGTTGTGAAGTGTCGGATAAAGATTTAAAGAATCCGGTGTAAGCCTGTCCGGATCAAGACACATGTAAAGAGTTGTATCTCGTGGCCACCAAATGTTAGCAAAGTTGTAGGGATTGAAATTCTGGAACGTAATGGTTTGAGTGCAAGTTTCAGAACCATTCGCATCACTGACTACCCAGGTTCTTACAATGGTTCCAACATTACATTGGGTTCTGTAATCTACATGAGTTGCCTCAATATCAAAATCACAATTGTCATGAGCAAATCCATCGTGGAAATTAATAGTCACCGGAACTCCACCAACGCCATTATAAGTAATTTTTCTTGCTTTGTTGAAGTACGCAGAATCTCTTTGCATGACACCAAATACACTTAAATCGTTGATGTCAAAATGGAAATCACAAGCAACGGTGAGATCTTTTGGTGGATGACAAGTTGGTTTAATTTTATCCTGTACCTCCACCTGTACCATACAATCGTTGTAGTTACCATGTTTGTCCTTTGCCCTAAAAATCACAGTCACCGTTTGACCGACATCTGCACAACAGAACTCAACATATGGTCTGAACCACCAAATGTTTTGTCCACAGGGTGCACCATTATCCATTCGGCGAACCAGGAATGAATCGATGTGACAATCATCATAACTGCCATCGTCAAATGTTTTCGCATATACGTGTGTAGTACCATAGATAGAAAGCGATACAACAGTTTCCCTGTCACAGACTGCCACAGGAGCGGTCTTATCCAAAACCGTTACGATGAGCGAATCAACACCCAGATTGTAACATTTATCGTAAGCACGATAATAAATTTTATTGTCTCCTACTGGCAATACCACAACACCACCATTTGAATTGGGTTTGATTCCTCCCGGATAAACCAGGTCTACCCTTACATCTTTGTTATTGCAAGAATCGAATACAATAGCAGGAGGAATGTTGACAGTCGCCTGACATTTGTAACCACCATCGGTAGTTGCTTCAAAATCATAAGGCGCATGCACATAAGGTGCTTCTCTGTCTACAACTTCAATAAACTGCATACAAACTCGCACGATTTCTGTATTACACCACCACTCTCTGATGGTCCACATCCTCATATACTTTTGAACACAATTGATAACACCTAAATCAATGTCCTCATAAGTCACAGCAATATTGCAATAAATATCTCTTACCGGCCAGATATCTATAGTTTCAATCTCCAATGGTGATTTTGAAATCGTATCTGAATATTTTGGAACACCGGCATAATCGGGGTGGGGATGGCCATTCTTATCGAGCGGGATTCTGTTGTATTGTATGTCTTTACAATTTATTGCATTAGACAACGCAACTGTCCAGCTTGGCGGACAAATCACCCTGGCTGTATCAAATCGCTTCAATAATATAGTATCACTGCATTCCGGAGATTTATTTCCCCAAATGTCGTATGCTATATATTTACGCACAACTTGTTTTATGTAAAGAGGATTACATGATAATGGAGTAATGATCTCATCGGTTAGGATAACGGTATCCAATCCGCAACCATCATATGCATCAGGAGCATGAGTTGAAGCTATAAAACAAGGAATGGTGTCCCTGCCACAATAAATTGTAGGTGGTAATTTGTCTTCAATTTTTGCCCATCCCCAACATCTGTTTCCAGAGATGTTGTCGCGAATTTCAACTTTCAGTGTTTCGCCTACATACGCCCCTGTTACTACCGGTGAAGTAGGAATGGGTATATCGTATTTTAAAACCCTGACTGTAAACTGTCCGCTTGGACAAGAAGTTAATGTATCATTCAACATCATTGCTGCTGTAACTGTAGCTTGACAGTTGGCATCTAATGAAACTTGAATGAGTGAGTTACAAGCCAATGAACATTGAGCTTGGAGTGTTCTGGTGGGATTAAATACTACCAGCCACACAAGGCAGATAGAAAAAACCAGGTTTAAACCTGACTGAAAATTTTTTAATCTGCGGAAGTCAAACGTAAAATTCGTTTTCTCCATGAGATCCTCTATTTAGTTGTTAAAAAATAAAAAATGCATACAAGGGCTTGCCGAAATGAAACACTTCAGCAAATGCTAAAAACATTTTTATTCTTCTTGGGAAAATCTCAGATAAATAAAATCATCTGAAACGGTACTTCACAGGAAGAACCTAGAGGGTCTAAAATCATTGGGTTGGGTAGGCTGCTAAATTGCCCGTAATAAAGAGAGGATCTTTACAATTCTTGGTTGGGATAAAAACTATCTACAGCAAAGGTAGAAAATATATTCAAATTACCAACTATTTATTAACTATTTTTTTTCAGCGTCTTATAAATAGCAGATAATCGTAATACAAGGGCAAATGTAAAGGCTTAGAACATATTTTCAACTAAAATTTAAGGTTATTTTTTATATTAATATGTTTTATAATATATAAATATTTATATAACAATTATTTAGATCATTTATTATTATAAAAAATCATAATATGTAATCCATTTTTTTGAAACGTGCCTTTTAATGCATGAATATCAGGTTACCCTGCTGTACCCATTCACCGCTTCGGAAATAATAAATGTAATTTCCTTCTTCCTTCAAGTTCTTTGCATCAACAACTATGGTATTATTTCCCTTTTGCATTTCAATGGACTGTTGCATACATATTTTGCCCGTTAAATCGAATACATAGAAATTTCCAACTCCCCTGGATGTGGAATGAAAACTGATCCTGCATTGATTTTCAAATGGATTGGGATCTGCAACCCAATTGCTGATCATTGGATTTTCTTGTATGCCATCTATGTATCTAAATAATATAGGTGTAGGCACATCCGTCGATTGGAAAATTTCATTGCGCAATGCTGTTCCCGGAATGACCCCATCGGATATTTTGCCACTGCGTCGTGCTCTTAGCACTAATTTCACAACGGGATTGCCCTCCAGCCAATTAAATTCTTCTAAATCTGAAGCCACTGAAATCTTTAGATGACCATCTTTATAATCAAATTCTTCTTCAGAAAGTAATCTGGTTTTGTCTGACTGCAAAAGAATCTCAGTCTGATAAACCTCAAAGTAGCCCGGGTTGATATACAAATGCAATTGAATCCCATTTGCAATCAGCGACTTTTCGGAAATCAGATCCAAATAAACCAACTCGCCTTTCGAATAAACTTTATCCTCTATACTCAAACCAAACTTGCGTAAACGGCTTTCCAAATTACTGTTGACATTGCGGATCTCTCCACTCACATCTCCAGTTTTTATCGCCCGGTAATTGATGAGCGTGTCTTGCCAGAATCCTTTCAATTCTATTTGCTCTGGAATTGCCTCAGCCAGTGGATTCACCATATTTTTAAAGCTGTATTTTTCATCCACAAACCTCCAGGATTCATTCCCTGGCACATCGCTTACTTTTCCCAAAATGAGTTTTCTCATCCATGTAATATCTGCAGCAGTCAATCTTCCATTTCTGTCCACATCGCCTGCAATCCACTGATAAGGATTTGTAAATTCTTCAATGCCCAAAATATGTCGCTGCAACATGACAATATCCTGAGTACTGATTCCAAAGCTCCAATCTTTATTATAACTTGCATTTAGCATGTACGGCTGATTTGTGACAATCCTTTCAAACAAGTATTGTCCCTGGTCATCTGTGATTCTGACATCCTTCAAACCACCCAGGTTAACCAAAACCCCTGGCATCGGTGCTCCCTGTGTTGTTTTAATAATGCCATTCACATCTCCAATTCTCACTGCTGTGGTGCAAAAATTAGTGGGATCAAACACATGGACCCTGGCTATGCAACTTCCAATGTTACCTGCGGAATCTTTTACAAAAACCGTAAAGAAAAATGTATCGGGTATGGTTTGAAGATCCGCACATGTAATGTATCTGCAAGTATCGTTAAAGTTTGAACTAGAGAAGGCGATCAGAAGGTCATCCGAAGCTGTACAATTATCGTGATAATCGTCCAACAATCCTCTTGATGTGAGTTTAATGCTGTCATTAGAATTCATGTTTAAAAAGAGTATTCTGCACACCGTTGCAGGGTTCTCAAGGTCTACAACAATGACCGTTGTAGTATCCCTTAAAACTCCACAAGAATCTTCGGCTGTAAATATAACTTCGGTTGTTCCGACTGGGTATACCCCACTCGCGTTTGCCCCTCCGTTATTAAAGGAATTGGTTATTGTAGCAAAAGTATTGCAGCCGCTTAAGGTCGCTGCCTGCAAAGTAATAAAACGGGAACAAACTCCAGACCCGTTACCTAAAGTCGTGTCGCGCGGCCCTGATAGCTTAGAATGTGCCAAACTGATTAATAAAATATGCTGAGTATCATTCGCAGTTTCTCCTGTACATGCTGAATACGCAAACCATACTCTTTTCAATAGCTCACAACTATCAGGATCAAACTCAATATTCAAATCTGTGTAGGAAAAATATACACTCCCGCAAGTGTCCATAGGTATTTCAGGTTCACTTTGAAGTTGTCCGGGATCGCGACTCACACAAGCTGGAATGATCGTATCGTTGGGCCAAATGATATCTGCTTCATCAAACCGGTAATTATTTAATAGTGTAATAACCTGAATGCAGGAGCTATCGACCGTCCCATCCGGATACGTAATGTAAAACCGTCTTCTGATATCGCCATTTTTACAACTATCAATCTGAACGAGATCCTGGTAGCTACTCTCAATAGAATCCAGACATGATGAAATGACGTAATACCTGCCTGTCAGATCCAGATCTGTATAATCCTGCCAACAACTCAATACTATTGGGTCCGGACAAACAGGAGGAGCTACCGGATTTTTATCCTGAACATAAATTTCAATCATGCAAAAATTCATATTGCCACTGCAATCGGTTGCTTTTAATACAAGCATTAACGTATCGCCCACATCCTCACAACAAAACAAAACTTCATCGCTATAAAGCGTATCCTGTGGCCTGCCACAAGCAGGCGTCATTCTCCTGATCTGAACGGTGTCCAGACAACAGTTATCGTGCACCAATCCTTGAGCAGCTATAAATTCTGCGCTCACAAAAATTTCACCCCTGGGATCAAGTGACACTACCAATCCGGGAGGACAAATGAGCGCAGGACTGATCCGGTCTCTGACTTCGACTAAGGCCGTACAGGTATCCGAATTTCCACAAGGATCAAATGCAATGTAATTCATGGTGTGGATACCCACACTTAAAGTAATCGTACTTCCCGGTATGGCCACAAATGAGCTATCTACCCTAACGGCTGTTAATATTCCGGTGGTTCCGCTACAAACATCAGTCGCATTAAATGATGGTATTGTATAACTTACATTACACGAATTATATCTGGTAAAAAGTATGGAATCTCCCGGACACACAATTACCGGGGCCGTTGTGTCGGAGACGAGAATTTCCTGATTGTGCATGCGCAATGCACGAGTGCACCAATCCATCACAATCCATCTCCTCGTTATTTTAAACATACCTCCACACACAGGTATGGAATCATCCGTGTGCGTGGCCACTAAATTGCATAAATGACTTACCGTATCTCCAAACAAAGTTGGTACACCTGTTGCATTTAAATCTGGATTCGGACAATAAACTGTATCATTTAATGGAAACAAAATACTATCCACACTGGCTTTTTTGAAATAAATATCCTGACTGCACGTACTTGAATTTCCAGATTGATCGGTAGCTATCCAATTCAGATGCATGACCATCGTATACCTGGAATTCAGACAATTAAACTGTTCCAATCGCATATCTGCAAGAGCCATTGCATGGGATTGACAATTATCGGTGGCAAAAATAAATTGCGAATAATTGACTTCAAATGGATTCAGTGTACAGGATATGGTATCTGCCCTGCAAACAATCGAAGGAGGTAATTTGTCCTCAACAATTAATTGAGTCCAGCAACTCATACCCGTAGTAGTATCGACAACGCTGGCTGTCAGATATTTTCCTATATCCGAGCAATAAACTTTATTTTGGCCAGTCTGTCCGACAAATACTTTAAATACACCATAATTATTGTGATTGTCGGTAAGCAACATCTTGGGTGTAATCAAAGCTTCGCCAAACTGGTCAACAGAAATCTGGACCTGCCCTTTACAACTAAGTTGCATAAAATTGCTGCCATCTTCAAAACTCAATTCAACTCCGTAAGTTGAAGGCCAGTCCTCCGGAGTGGCCTTCAATTCATTACAGAATTCATATCCAAACATCAACATAAAAATAAATGCAGATACCTGGATAAACTGCTTTGGGATGGGATGATTTATAAAACAATTTTTCATATGGTCATATTTAAAAAAATCAGCAGATGAAATGAGTTCAATTTAAATTGCGATTACTTTCAATAATTTTATTTGCGTGCCATTTGATATTTTAATAAAATACACTCCCGGATTTCCGAAAATTTTCCGGTCAAGTGCAATTACATTAGCGCCTTTTTGCAAGCCGTAAGGAATACAAGAAATTGATCGCTGCTCAGGAGTAAGCACTTCAATATTTATTTGAGATTCAGAAGCTCCATTGATCCCGATCTGAATTTTATCTGTAAATGGATTTGGTAAAAAATTCAAAATGTAAAAATTTGCATCACCACTTTTAGCCTCGCTCTCAAAATCATTTATACCAACTACTGAATGGTTTGTATACAACTCGCTTTTAAAGCCAGTCATCAATTCAGGAAATGGTATACACTCTGTTATTCTATTTTCAAATTTGATTTTAAATAAAGGATTGTATGAATTGATAGAAATACCTTTTACAGAATGGTAAGAAATTTTGATGCAATTATTGTTTTTGTAATAATTTCCCGGATTCCACTCCGGTAAATCACTTTGTACTTCTTGAATTTGATTCAAACAAAGTCCCTTCAACTCCATACCAATCTGAAGTCCTGTAAGGTCACGTGGTTGATTCAAATAAAATTCAAGAATATTATCTTTAATTCTGTAAAATATTTCTTCTGATTCAAAATAGTCTCCTGAAGCGTATCCGTGGGCTGTAAAACTTAAATTAACATCGCCAAGTTTAACTGCTTTGATATTTATTTTTGTATCTTGATACAATTCTTCAAGCATAAGATCCTGGCAAGAATCCAATTCATAAAAAGGATCCTTTGGATCTTTAAATACATAATTTGGGTTTAAAAAAATGTAACTTTTATTATGCAGGAGATTCGAATCCCTGCCCAGTATAAGATTTCGAAGAAGGACCACATCCTTGGTACTCACAGAACGGTTCATGTCCATATCAGCTGCAAAAAATTTCGAAGGTTCATCGAAGAGTTCAATACCCAGAATATGGCGTTGAATCAATATGATGTCTGCTGTCGACAGTCCTTCAGAATAATTCTTTGAATGAGATGAATAAAGATGTGCTTCTGCACTTGCAGGAATATCAGAAAAAATAAAAGACCCGTCGTTCGAAGTCTGCGATGTTTTATCCGTTTTTAGTGTTGACAATTTTACTTCAACTTCTTTCACAGGCTGTCCATTCTGTGTGAGGATCCGGCCTTCCAATTTTACAGGTTTCAATCCTGTCGGGCAATGAGAAAATACATCGTCGATGACCAGGAAGGTATATACCTCACTACTGTTTCCGGCTTCATCCCAAACAACCAACTTGATATCTCTTCTACCCTGACTATCGCATGTATAAACTC includes:
- a CDS encoding T9SS type A sorting domain-containing protein, with the protein product MEKTNFTFDFRRLKNFQSGLNLVFSICLVWLVVFNPTRTLQAQCSLACNSLIQVSLDANCQATVTAAMMLNDTLTSCPSGQFTVRVLKYDIPIPTSPVVTGAYVGETLKVEIRDNISGNRCWGWAKIEDKLPPTIYCGRDTIPCFIASTHAPDAYDGCGLDTVILTDEIITPLSCNPLYIKQVVRKYIAYDIWGNKSPECSDTILLKRFDTARVICPPSWTVALSNAINCKDIQYNRIPLDKNGHPHPDYAGVPKYSDTISKSPLEIETIDIWPVRDIYCNIAVTYEDIDLGVINCVQKYMRMWTIREWWCNTEIVRVCMQFIEVVDREAPYVHAPYDFEATTDGGYKCQATVNIPPAIVFDSCNNKDVRVDLVYPGGIKPNSNGGVVVLPVGDNKIYYRAYDKCYNLGVDSLIVTVLDKTAPVAVCDRETVVSLSIYGTTHVYAKTFDDGSYDDCHIDSFLVRRMDNGAPCGQNIWWFRPYVEFCCADVGQTVTVIFRAKDKHGNYNDCMVQVEVQDKIKPTCHPPKDLTVACDFHFDINDLSVFGVMQRDSAYFNKARKITYNGVGGVPVTINFHDGFAHDNCDFDIEATHVDYRTQCNVGTIVRTWVVSDANGSETCTQTITFQNFNPYNFANIWWPRDTTLYMCLDPDRLTPDSLNLYPTLHNETKCDLLGISWQDHLFRIVQGGDACYKIIRKWKVIDWCQVVYTPSGAQFQVATHDQIIKVNNLVDPTLNAIPTQDTTVCTLDSCTNGYISLVAYGEDDCTPDDEIAWEYLIDAYNNGTFDIVHSGVGNVINASGRYPLGTHKIKYVFEDRCGNKTAEERLFTILNCKEPTPYCINGVAIDLMPLDTNRDGTIDWGMIEVWANDVDQGSYGACKNPIVLSFSADTNHRSIVFDCNTLGQQTVQMWVTDRLTGKQAFCRTFIEVQDNNKACGQTIQGGTINGLISNREDNQTMNDVEVSLVDQNAQGKPTISKVVTAGNGKYAFSNMPLNNGNYNVIASRNADPLNGVSTADIVKIQRHILGIETLTSPYKTIAADVNSDLNITSKDIVDLRRLILGINSRFTNSESWAFVDASYQFVNTGDEVLKEKWPRSYKIDPFNRDMNGIDFKGIKIGDITGNASAGFNNFVSRNNPSRLELIAQEFAFAPGAEVVVPIHSLQNVELSGMQFTLQYDPRVLEFTEVQSASCNISQDNLGFISPTKGYITLSWNTHVDIDVNNGDKLFTLKFKALSQGTLSNALQFNSIITPALAFNAAVEDMDLNLGFRNQNGTVKTQQGLVVYQNQPNPFSEFTVVGFDLPEAAQTSITVYDLNSKVLYKNVMNGTKGYNQFELNTSQLGATGVLFYQLDAAGYSVTKRMVVIK
- a CDS encoding HYR domain-containing protein is translated as MKNCFINHPIPKQFIQVSAFIFMLMFGYEFCNELKATPEDWPSTYGVELSFEDGSNFMQLSCKGQVQISVDQFGEALITPKMLLTDNHNNYGVFKVFVGQTGQNKVYCSDIGKYLTASVVDTTTGMSCWTQLIVEDKLPPSIVCRADTISCTLNPFEVNYSQFIFATDNCQSHAMALADMRLEQFNCLNSRYTMVMHLNWIATDQSGNSSTCSQDIYFKKASVDSILFPLNDTVYCPNPDLNATGVPTLFGDTVSHLCNLVATHTDDSIPVCGGMFKITRRWIVMDWCTRALRMHNQEILVSDTTAPVIVCPGDSILFTRYNSCNVSYTIPSFNATDVCSGTTGILTAVRVDSSFVAIPGSTITLSVGIHTMNYIAFDPCGNSDTCTALVEVRDRISPALICPPGLVVSLDPRGEIFVSAEFIAAQGLVHDNCCLDTVQIRRMTPACGRPQDTLYSDEVLFCCEDVGDTLMLVLKATDCSGNMNFCMIEIYVQDKNPVAPPVCPDPIVLSCWQDYTDLDLTGRYYVISSCLDSIESSYQDLVQIDSCKNGDIRRRFYITYPDGTVDSSCIQVITLLNNYRFDEADIIWPNDTIIPACVSRDPGQLQSEPEIPMDTCGSVYFSYTDLNIEFDPDSCELLKRVWFAYSACTGETANDTQHILLISLAHSKLSGPRDTTLGNGSGVCSRFITLQAATLSGCNTFATITNSFNNGGANASGVYPVGTTEVIFTAEDSCGVLRDTTTVIVVDLENPATVCRILFLNMNSNDSIKLTSRGLLDDYHDNCTASDDLLIAFSSSNFNDTCRYITCADLQTIPDTFFFTVFVKDSAGNIGSCIARVHVFDPTNFCTTAVRIGDVNGIIKTTQGAPMPGVLVNLGGLKDVRITDDQGQYLFERIVTNQPYMLNASYNKDWSFGISTQDIVMLQRHILGIEEFTNPYQWIAGDVDRNGRLTAADITWMRKLILGKVSDVPGNESWRFVDEKYSFKNMVNPLAEAIPEQIELKGFWQDTLINYRAIKTGDVSGEIRNVNSNLESRLRKFGLSIEDKVYSKGELVYLDLISEKSLIANGIQLHLYINPGYFEVYQTEILLQSDKTRLLSEEEFDYKDGHLKISVASDLEEFNWLEGNPVVKLVLRARRSGKISDGVIPGTALRNEIFQSTDVPTPILFRYIDGIQENPMISNWVADPNPFENQCRISFHSTSRGVGNFYVFDLTGKICMQQSIEMQKGNNTIVVDAKNLKEEGNYIYYFRSGEWVQQGNLIFMH